The Rhododendron vialii isolate Sample 1 chromosome 8a, ASM3025357v1 genome has a window encoding:
- the LOC131335580 gene encoding glutamate receptor 2.7-like — MQEHRRYCSQLFVLLVLFVISLYVVPISGKNGSGLIEVDVGVILDADDHMVGKVSQTCISMALEDFYALNQNHSTTRIVLHKRDSKGDVVEAASAAIDLLKNVQVQAILGPQISSQAEFVIDIGNKTQVPIISQAMSPSLSPADNTYFIRGAQNGSSQVESLTAIVQAFGWREVVLIYEDTNYGRGVVPFLTNSFLGISTRVRYQSVLSLSASDDHILQELYKLMTMQTRVFVVNMSPFLASRFFTKVKQAEMLNKGYAWIITVALTSLLDYMDPTVINSMQGVIGVKPYVPKTSQLENFKVRWRKRFHQENPNMDIFEMNVFGLWAYDSATALAMAVGRSGIGVSNFKKPVAKENLTNFAAIGISEMGSRLLQSLKNIKFNGLSGKFHLLNGQLQQSSFQIVNVIGKGDREIGFWTRKYGISKNLSFSSSKNYSTNKDDLGPIIWHGESNVVPKGWEMPTGEAKLRVGLPAIGDTVEFVSVTRDPQTNAVIATGFSIDVFKEVIDHYLPYAVPYEFLPFETPDGKSAGSYDDLVYQIFLGNYDAVVGDVTILSNRSRFVDFTLPYTESGVAMIVPFKDDDRKNAWIFMKPLKMDLWFTTGFFFFFTGFVIWVVEHRVNEEFRGPLGKQVGMIFWFSFSTLVFAHKEKLMSNLSRFVVIVWVFVVLVLTSSYTASLTSMLTVQKLKPSITDVRDLIQSKEFIGYPHGSFVEGLLKNKAFDTSRLKKYFTSEQYDEALSKGRKNGGVAAIFDELPYIKLFLSNPKYCAKYTMVGPIYNTAGMGFAFPKGSPLVLDVSRAILNVTGQDVMTRMREKWLGEGATCAEQDGAKVISDSLTLDSFKGLFIVAGVASFSALILFLSIFLYENWDTLASNDLSIREKLIAMAKTFDEEKDNSSDASKRKPPTGEGMAVPAIATTDCPQSPATNNSQLAERIFSHDEGLSTTETSTPIHETIKIVESSEER, encoded by the exons ATGCAGGAGCATCGAAGATACTGTTCCCAGTTGTTTGTGTTACTAGTACTCTTCGTTATAAGCCTTTATGTTGTGCCAATATCGGGTAAAAATGGCAGTGGCTTAATAGAAGTTGATGTTGGGGTGATTCTTGATGCGGATGATCATATGGTTGGAAAGGTTAGCCAGACTTGCATATCTATGGCCCTTGAAGATTTCTATGCATTAAATCAAAATCACAGTACAACGAGGATTGTACTTCACAAAAGGGATTCCAAAGGTGACGTTGTGGAGGCAGCATCTGCTG CCATAGACTTGTTGAAAAATGTCCAAGTACAGGCAATACTAGGTCCACAAATATCCTCACAAGCAGAATTTGTGATTGACATTGGGAACAAAACGCAAGTTCCTATCATTTCTCAAGCGATGAGTCCTTCTCTCTCACCCGCGGACAACACGTACTTCATTCGAGGGGCACAGAATGGCTCTTCTCAGGTTGAATCCCTTACCGCTATAGTTCAGGCCTTCGGTTGGAGGGAGGTAGTGTTGATTTATGAAGACACCAACTATGGGAGGGGCGTAGTGCCTTTTTTAACTAATTCTTTCCTAGGGATTAGTACTCGAGTCAGGTATCAGAGTGTTTTGTCTCTTTCAGCCTCAGATGATCATATCCTTCAAGAACTCTACAAGCTCATGACAATGCAAACCAGGGTTTTCGTGGTGAATATGTCACCATTTCTCGCTTCTCGCTTTTTCACAAAAGTAAAACAAGCTGAAATGCTGAACAAGGGATATGCCTGGATTATTACTGTTGCGCTTACATCTCTCTTGGATTATATGGATCCTACAGTTATAAATTCTATGCAAGGGGTGATAGGTGTGAAACCTTACGTTCCAAAAACCAGTCAGCTTGAAAACTTCAAAGTGAGATGGAGAAAAAGATTTCATCAAGAGAATCCAAACATGGATATATTTGAAATGAATGTGTTTGGGCTATGGGCATATGATAGCGCCACAGCGTTAGCAATGGCAGTAGGGAGATCTGGTATTGGTGTATCAAATTTCAAGAAACCAGTTGCTAAAGAGAACTTGACAAATTTTGCAGCAATTGGAATCTCAGAAATGGGATCAAGGCTCCTTCAATCTCTCAAGAACATTAAATTCAATGGCTTGAGTGGTAAATTCCATCTACTTAATGGACAGTTACAACAATCATCCTTTCAAATAGTCAATGTAATTGGAAAAGGGGATAGGGAAATTGGATTTTGGACACGAAAATATGGCATATCAAAAAATCTAAGCTTTTCCAGTAGTAAGAATTACTCGACCAACAAAGATGATCTTGGACCTATCATATGGCATGGTGAATCGAATGTTGTGCCTAAAGGTTGGGAGATGCCGACAGGTGAAGCAAAGTTGAGGGTTGGGCTTCCTGCCATAGGTGACACTGTGGAATTTGTCTCGGTGACAAGGGATCCTCAAACTAATGCTGTGATTGCCACTGGTTTCAGCATAGATGTATTCAAAGAAGTCATCGACCATTATTTGCCATATGCTGTCCCCTATGAGTTTCTTCCCTTCGAAACTCCTGATGGCAAGAGCGCTGGAAGTTATGATGATCTTGTGTATCAGATCTTTCTTGGG AATTATGATGCTGTTGTGGGTGATGTAACCATTCTATCAAACAGATCTAGGTTTGTTGATTTTACATTGCCATACACGGAGTCCGGTGTGGCAATGATCGTTCCATTCAAAGATGATGACAGGAAGAATGCATGGATTTTCATGAAACCCCTAAAAATGGATTTGTGGTTCACAACggggtttttcttcttcttcactggATTCGTGATTTGGGTTGTTGAGCATCGTGTAAACGAAGAATTCCGTGGCCCACTGGGCAAGCAAGTTGGAATGATATTTTGGTTCTCCTTCTCCACACTTGTTTTTGCCCACA AGGAGAAGTTGATGAGCAACTTATCTAGATTTGTTGTAATCGTGTGGGTTTTCGTGGTTCTGGTACTCACATCGAGTTATACTGCGAGCTTAACATCAATGTTGACAGTGCAAAAACTAAAGCCTTCTATCACAGATGTAAGAGACCTCATACAGAGTAAGGAGTTTATTGGCTACCCGCATGGTTCTTTTGTCGAGGGGCTACTGAAGAATAAGGCATTTGATACCTCTAGGTTGAAGAAATATTTCACGTCGGAACAGTATGATGAAGCCCTTTCCAAAGGAAGGAAGAATGGAGGAGTTGCTGCGATTTTCGATGAGCTCCCTTACATAAAGCTCTTCCTTTCCAATCCCAAATACTGTGCTAAGTACACCATGGTAGGACCTATCTACAATACTGCAGGCATGGGATtt GCATTCCCAAAGGGATCTCCCCTAGTACTTGACGTATCAAGAGCAATCTTAAATGTAACAGGGCAAGATGTAATGACaagaatgagagaaaaatggttGGGGGAAGGAGCCACTTGTGCGGAGCAAGATGGTGCCAAGGTCATCTCCGACAGTCTCACGCTCGATAGTTTCAAGGGTCTTTTCATAGTGGCCGGCGTAGCTTCATTTTCTGCTCTCATCTTATTCTTGTCAATCTTCCTATACGAGAATTGGGACACCTTAGCCTCTAATGACTTGTCAATCAGGGAAAAGCTTATAGCAATGGCTAAAACTTTCGATGAAGAAAAAGACAATTCATCTGATGCATCCAAGAGAAAACCCCCCACAGGCGAAGGTATGGCAGTGCCTGCAATAGCAACAACTGATTGTCCACAAAGTCCAGCAACAAATAATTCACAGCTTGCTGAAAGGATTTTCTCACACGATGAAGGGCTTTCTACAACAGAAACCAGTACCCCAATTCATGAAACTATAAAAATTGTAGAAAGTAGTGAAGAAAGATGA